The following are encoded in a window of Methanobrevibacter sp. V74 genomic DNA:
- a CDS encoding Ig-like domain-containing protein encodes MKKLNILLILAIILICCVGTVSATDTNESAIIEESDVIGADVADESLVDVEKNVITVDENNLNRTNVNNGVLNLSVMYTVTNTTYTNFFNSDGSLNVSSQCDALRFRGSFIDIPFKNFVINRNIGLYFSNDTVFQNTGFKLTAEGLSLNGAKFSGDNWTGNGAVIYINRNNIEVKNLFINVTAPNGVDFHGIDVLNSNYVKLLNNTINYTVPYANSNYYNYVIRVKDSQNAKIANNTINAYLPLKDVNFNVPGITFPNIATDLVAGAAIQSSNNLNFTNNVMRINVSCRAGSYPTLDSVIIVDSNDSYIGHNDIVEIDKVTQHNQANYLYAVDVYKCYNIVIDANKIRLNSDGGGFIVNNGTGAAYGVQLTGSHTGVVISNNNITTVNNGPNLGIYSQNYYGDTSLTIVGNNIDVTGSAGTDSWSLVSGMELQDDYANVTGNTILVNNVAGYNPSFNAFGVSYAQWTSGNHIYDIYNNNILVKNGTYAVYLMSAVNTTVHYNALKTINSAGTVNCGDAAVYIGGGSGNSVSNNYCRDIINTISSSFIDLKIPFANIYKSGSYLGNSPKIGNALEDINGSDTLNSNHSIDLSMDDETTLNVEDNLDDETTLNVEDNLDDENVKSNNDNVLRDESDNSSRENSPRVIYVGPNTGKGNGSYNNPFKNLEIANNAILDGDGNGKEDNLIVKIFEGTYDFYYSLGFEVKPFGNLTMEPVSGKVIIKSRRNDNHIIVGGLKNFWKYNNLIFDASKCNYDIRGETLKGEFYNCTFTGFNKNNLFGAYFGKNITFMNCKFINIDCPTESMFYNIWYEKLFKYCVFSANYSKFAKTFNDNAIFEDVWLGSNEIPSYFNITDSNKCIIKRHAIFSISENYINDTAYEIVGKLMWNDSTSDGIDQLGPMNVTLSSTTGELPGTAVLENGTFRVIYRSNSKDHTVTAKLDFEELELNFEIADIDVSVEDILVGQYANITVTLPDNSNGIVNVVVNNKTYTVNVTDSSSVNITVDEILNEGEYTVYATFKDEVNQVYGEASTNFTVSKIEDYQINIIAPSEAKIGDDVIITINFPIDATGNVTIQVNDDKQNLTIINGTASLTFTSLKEGTYSVIVNYEGDNKYDANENSTDFTVSKVETNNTDEVLNITTPIGTTTPTFSINLPADATGNLTVTVDGKNYTQALVNGSATVNVPALSAGNHNIIITYSGDDKYAPIVKNTTINIPKPKLTGKDITMYYTSGYKYKILVTLNGVAVKGKKVIIKFNKKTYPVITDKNGYAILKLDAKPGKYTITATYDNVKLNKNITIKSIVSAKNLKVKKSAKKLKIKVSLKKVNGKYLKGKITLKFKGKKYKAKTNKKGVAIFSIKKNVLKKLKVGKKYTYNVSYLKDSVSKKITVKK; translated from the coding sequence ATGAAAAAATTAAATATATTGCTGATATTGGCTATCATTTTAATTTGTTGTGTTGGTACAGTTAGTGCAACAGATACAAATGAAAGTGCAATAATTGAGGAAAGTGATGTTATTGGAGCAGATGTTGCTGATGAATCACTTGTAGACGTTGAAAAGAATGTGATTACAGTTGATGAAAATAATTTAAATAGAACTAATGTAAATAATGGTGTACTAAATTTAAGTGTAATGTACACTGTAACTAATACTACATATACTAATTTCTTTAATTCCGATGGAAGCTTAAATGTTAGTTCACAGTGTGATGCTTTAAGATTCAGGGGTTCATTTATAGATATTCCTTTTAAAAACTTTGTGATTAATAGGAATATAGGATTATATTTTTCAAATGATACTGTATTCCAAAACACTGGCTTTAAATTAACTGCTGAGGGGTTATCTCTTAATGGAGCCAAATTTAGTGGTGATAATTGGACTGGTAATGGGGCAGTAATTTATATTAACAGAAATAACATTGAGGTAAAAAATCTATTTATAAATGTCACTGCTCCTAATGGTGTTGATTTTCATGGAATTGATGTTTTGAATTCTAATTATGTAAAGTTATTAAATAATACAATTAATTATACTGTTCCCTATGCTAACTCTAATTATTATAACTATGTAATTAGGGTTAAGGATAGTCAAAATGCAAAAATTGCAAATAATACTATAAATGCTTATTTGCCTCTTAAGGATGTTAATTTTAACGTTCCAGGCATTACTTTTCCAAACATTGCAACAGATCTTGTTGCGGGCGCAGCTATACAATCATCCAACAATTTGAACTTTACTAACAATGTGATGCGTATAAATGTATCCTGCAGGGCAGGAAGCTATCCAACTTTAGATTCTGTTATTATTGTTGATTCAAATGATTCATATATTGGTCATAATGACATTGTTGAAATTGATAAAGTCACTCAACATAACCAAGCTAACTATTTGTATGCTGTAGACGTGTATAAATGTTATAATATTGTAATTGATGCTAATAAAATTAGACTTAATAGTGATGGTGGAGGATTTATTGTTAATAATGGTACTGGAGCAGCATATGGTGTTCAACTCACTGGTTCACACACAGGTGTAGTTATTTCTAATAACAACATTACCACTGTTAATAATGGTCCTAATCTTGGTATTTATTCCCAAAATTACTATGGAGATACTAGTTTAACTATTGTTGGCAATAATATTGATGTTACAGGTTCTGCAGGAACTGATTCATGGTCATTAGTATCTGGCATGGAATTACAAGATGATTATGCTAATGTAACTGGCAACACTATTCTTGTTAATAATGTTGCAGGTTATAATCCATCATTCAATGCATTTGGAGTTAGTTACGCTCAATGGACTTCTGGAAATCATATCTATGATATATACAATAATAATATTCTTGTTAAAAATGGAACATATGCGGTTTATTTAATGAGTGCAGTTAATACTACTGTGCATTATAATGCTTTAAAAACTATTAACTCCGCTGGTACTGTTAACTGTGGTGATGCTGCAGTATATATTGGTGGTGGAAGCGGTAATAGTGTTAGTAATAATTATTGCCGAGACATTATAAACACTATTTCATCTTCTTTCATAGATTTAAAAATACCCTTTGCGAATATTTATAAATCTGGTTCTTATTTAGGAAATTCTCCAAAAATAGGAAATGCTTTGGAAGATATCAATGGTTCTGATACATTAAATAGTAATCACTCAATAGATTTATCTATGGATGATGAAACTACATTGAATGTTGAAGATAATTTGGATGATGAAACTACATTGAATGTTGAAGATAATTTGGATGATGAAAATGTAAAATCAAATAATGATAATGTTTTAAGGGATGAATCAGATAATTCCTCTAGAGAAAATTCTCCACGTGTTATTTATGTTGGGCCAAATACTGGAAAGGGTAATGGATCTTATAATAATCCTTTTAAAAACTTAGAAATAGCTAATAATGCTATTTTAGATGGAGATGGAAATGGGAAAGAAGATAATCTAATAGTCAAAATTTTTGAAGGAACTTATGATTTTTATTATAGTTTAGGTTTTGAAGTTAAACCTTTTGGTAATTTAACTATGGAACCGGTTAGTGGTAAAGTAATTATTAAATCACGTCGTAATGATAATCATATAATTGTTGGTGGACTTAAAAATTTTTGGAAATATAACAATTTAATTTTTGATGCTTCAAAATGTAATTATGATATTAGGGGGGAGACTCTTAAAGGCGAATTTTATAATTGTACTTTCACTGGTTTCAATAAAAATAATCTTTTTGGTGCTTATTTTGGTAAAAATATTACATTCATGAATTGTAAATTCATCAATATTGATTGTCCGACAGAATCCATGTTTTATAATATTTGGTATGAAAAACTATTTAAATATTGTGTTTTTTCAGCTAATTATTCTAAATTTGCAAAAACTTTTAATGATAATGCAATATTTGAAGATGTTTGGTTAGGTTCTAATGAAATTCCTTCTTATTTTAACATTACAGATTCTAATAAATGTATTATTAAGAGGCATGCGATATTTTCTATTTCTGAAAATTATATTAATGATACTGCTTATGAGATTGTTGGTAAATTAATGTGGAATGATAGTACAAGTGATGGTATTGATCAGTTAGGTCCTATGAATGTTACTTTATCTTCAACTACTGGTGAATTACCAGGCACTGCTGTTTTAGAAAATGGTACTTTCAGAGTAATTTATAGAAGTAATTCTAAAGACCATACAGTTACTGCTAAGTTAGACTTTGAAGAATTGGAATTGAATTTTGAAATAGCAGATATTGATGTGAGTGTTGAAGATATTCTTGTTGGACAATATGCCAATATTACTGTGACTTTACCTGATAATTCAAATGGTATAGTTAACGTAGTGGTTAATAATAAAACTTATACAGTAAATGTTACAGACTCATCTTCTGTTAATATTACTGTTGATGAGATTTTAAATGAAGGAGAATACACTGTATATGCCACATTTAAAGATGAAGTAAATCAGGTTTATGGTGAAGCTTCAACTAATTTCACAGTATCCAAAATTGAAGATTATCAAATAAATATTATAGCTCCAAGTGAAGCTAAAATTGGAGATGATGTTATTATAACAATTAATTTTCCAATTGATGCTACTGGAAATGTAACTATTCAAGTAAATGATGATAAACAAAACCTAACAATAATAAATGGTACTGCTTCTTTAACTTTCACTTCTTTAAAAGAAGGAACTTATTCAGTTATTGTTAATTATGAGGGTGACAATAAATATGATGCTAATGAGAATAGTACTGATTTTACCGTATCTAAAGTTGAAACAAACAATACTGATGAAGTATTAAATATCACAACCCCAATAGGTACAACCACTCCTACATTCAGTATTAATTTACCTGCTGATGCAACTGGTAATTTAACTGTAACCGTGGATGGTAAAAATTACACCCAAGCACTTGTTAATGGTAGTGCTACTGTAAATGTTCCTGCATTATCAGCTGGAAACCATAATATAATAATTACCTATTCTGGTGATGATAAATATGCTCCAATAGTTAAAAATACTACTATTAACATTCCTAAACCTAAATTAACCGGTAAAGATATTACAATGTACTATACTAGTGGATACAAATATAAGATTCTTGTAACTTTGAATGGTGTTGCAGTTAAAGGAAAAAAAGTAATTATTAAGTTCAATAAGAAAACTTATCCAGTCATCACTGATAAAAATGGATATGCTATCTTAAAACTTGATGCAAAACCAGGTAAATACACAATAACTGCAACATATGATAATGTCAAATTAAATAAAAACATCACTATAAAAAGTATTGTTTCTGCTAAAAATTTAAAAGTTAAAAAATCAGCTAAAAAACTTAAAATCAAAGTTTCTTTGAAAAAAGTCAACGGCAAATATTTAAAAGGTAAAATAACATTAAAATTTAAAGGAAAAAAATATAAAGCAAAAACCAATAAAAAAGGTGTAGCGATTTTTAGTATTAAGAAGAATGTTCTTAAAAAATTAAAAGTTGGTAAAAAATACACTTACAACGTATCTTACCTTAAAGATAGTGTAAGTAAAAAAATTACAGTTAAAAAATAG